A genome region from Sphingorhabdus sp. SMR4y includes the following:
- a CDS encoding FAD-binding oxidoreductase, protein MPESADWLKQMQAAVREKGFTSAGEDMAPWLTDWRGRYTGAALAMVSPANTEETAEILRIANENAVAVVPQGGNSGMVGGATPDSGGQSILLSMRRMNQIRTIASQDQQVVCEAGVILQNLHEALAAEGQRFPLTLGGKGSATVGGLISTNAGGTQVLRHGTMRSLVSGIEAVLPDGSIFDGLAALKKDNRGYDLKHLFIGGEGSLGVVTAATLKTVPALVDRCVSWAAVDSTDAAYQMFRFLNKRTPQSLEGFEIIPESCLDSVLRHIPGTRSPLQGSHRWHVLIEIVRDQPDAQDPRSVTEHLLAEAMEQNLVEDATIAASEQQAEDFWKIRDSISEAERASGPALQHDISVPVPGMARFIKEASPVIEDRFPGTKVAAFGHMGDGNVHFHVKAPPGVEAQEWMRDYATRITPLVHDLVIAAGGSISAEHGIGQNKRAELERLSSDARLSMLRAIKTAIDPKNIMNPGKLVPLASSQSGS, encoded by the coding sequence ATGCCAGAAAGTGCAGATTGGCTGAAGCAAATGCAGGCGGCAGTCAGGGAAAAGGGATTCACCAGCGCAGGTGAAGACATGGCGCCGTGGCTCACCGACTGGCGTGGTCGATACACCGGTGCGGCGCTGGCCATGGTCTCTCCCGCCAATACGGAAGAAACGGCAGAAATACTCAGAATTGCCAACGAAAATGCTGTCGCCGTCGTGCCGCAGGGCGGCAATAGCGGGATGGTCGGCGGGGCGACACCTGACAGCGGCGGCCAGTCGATCCTCCTGTCTATGCGCCGCATGAACCAGATCCGCACGATAGCCTCCCAGGACCAGCAGGTGGTTTGCGAGGCCGGCGTGATTCTCCAGAATCTGCACGAGGCGCTGGCGGCGGAAGGTCAAAGATTTCCACTGACCCTCGGCGGCAAAGGCTCGGCCACGGTCGGGGGCCTGATTTCGACCAATGCCGGAGGCACCCAGGTGCTCCGCCACGGAACCATGCGCTCGCTGGTTAGCGGCATCGAAGCGGTATTACCCGATGGCAGCATCTTTGACGGGCTCGCTGCGCTCAAGAAAGACAATCGCGGCTATGATCTGAAACATCTGTTCATTGGCGGGGAAGGCTCGTTGGGCGTCGTCACCGCCGCGACGCTCAAAACCGTCCCCGCTCTGGTAGATCGCTGCGTCTCCTGGGCTGCGGTCGACAGCACAGACGCTGCCTATCAGATGTTCCGTTTCCTCAACAAACGAACGCCCCAATCTCTGGAAGGGTTCGAAATCATACCCGAATCCTGCCTGGATTCGGTACTGCGTCACATTCCCGGCACCCGCTCGCCACTCCAGGGGAGCCATCGCTGGCACGTCCTGATCGAAATCGTGCGCGATCAACCCGATGCGCAGGACCCCAGGTCCGTCACCGAGCATCTGCTGGCTGAGGCAATGGAACAGAATCTGGTGGAAGACGCAACAATCGCGGCCAGCGAGCAACAAGCGGAAGATTTCTGGAAAATCCGCGATTCGATTTCCGAAGCCGAACGCGCCAGCGGCCCGGCCCTGCAGCATGACATCAGCGTACCGGTTCCAGGCATGGCCCGGTTCATCAAGGAGGCATCGCCGGTCATTGAAGACCGGTTTCCCGGCACGAAAGTGGCTGCATTCGGCCATATGGGGGACGGTAACGTCCACTTCCACGTCAAGGCACCGCCGGGCGTAGAAGCCCAGGAGTGGATGCGCGACTATGCCACCCGGATAACACCTCTGGTCCATGATCTCGTCATCGCCGCGGGCGGATCCATTTCGGCTGAACATGGAATTGGGCAGAATAAGCGCGCGGAACTGGAGCGCCTTTCATCCGATGCGCGCCTCTCCATGCTGCGTGCGATAAAAACCGCGATAGATCCGAAGAACATTATGAACCCAGGGAAACTCGTTCCCCTTGCGTCCAGTCAGTCAGGCTCTTAA
- a CDS encoding Re/Si-specific NAD(P)(+) transhydrogenase subunit alpha yields the protein MKIAVLKELADGETRVSASPETVKKFIALGASMTVEKGAGESASVADADYEAVGASIATRAATLKDADIVLAVQGPDPQSLKGMKKGAWLVASLNPFGERERVDAYAKLGIDALAMEFMPRITRAQSMDILSSQSNLSGYKSVILAANEYGRAFPMMMTAAGTVSAARCFVMGVGVAGLQAIATARRLGAQVSATDVRSATKEQIQSLGAKPIFVESVEGIEGEGSGGYATEMSEEYQKAQAELVSSHIAKQDIVITTALIPGRAAPRLISDAQIATMRNGSVIVDLAAEQGGNVEGAVAGKTVEKHGVKIVGAQNIPAMMAADSSALFARNLYNFLSAYWDEEAKRPVLPDDDEVTIGIRLTKDGKVVNERLLAN from the coding sequence GTGAAAATCGCGGTTTTAAAGGAACTCGCCGACGGCGAGACGCGCGTCAGCGCGTCGCCAGAAACGGTCAAGAAATTTATCGCTTTGGGTGCCTCCATGACCGTGGAAAAAGGGGCAGGTGAATCTGCCTCGGTTGCCGATGCCGATTATGAAGCCGTGGGTGCAAGCATTGCCACCCGGGCTGCCACGCTGAAGGATGCCGACATTGTTCTGGCGGTTCAGGGGCCGGACCCGCAATCGCTCAAGGGCATGAAAAAGGGCGCCTGGCTGGTGGCCAGTCTCAATCCCTTCGGCGAGCGCGAGCGGGTCGATGCCTATGCCAAGCTGGGCATTGATGCGCTGGCGATGGAATTCATGCCGCGGATCACCCGCGCGCAGTCGATGGATATCCTGTCGTCACAATCCAATCTGTCGGGTTATAAATCGGTCATTCTGGCGGCCAATGAATATGGCCGCGCCTTTCCGATGATGATGACTGCCGCGGGCACGGTTTCGGCCGCACGCTGCTTCGTCATGGGGGTTGGCGTTGCCGGATTGCAGGCGATTGCAACCGCGCGGCGTCTCGGCGCACAGGTCAGCGCGACCGACGTGCGCAGCGCCACCAAGGAGCAGATCCAGTCGCTCGGCGCGAAACCGATCTTTGTGGAATCTGTTGAAGGCATCGAGGGCGAAGGCAGCGGCGGCTATGCCACCGAAATGAGCGAGGAATATCAGAAGGCGCAGGCCGAACTGGTGTCCAGCCATATCGCCAAGCAGGATATCGTGATCACCACCGCGCTGATCCCGGGCCGGGCCGCACCGCGGCTGATCTCGGACGCGCAGATTGCAACGATGCGCAACGGCAGCGTGATCGTCGATCTGGCCGCTGAACAGGGCGGCAATGTCGAGGGTGCTGTCGCCGGCAAGACGGTCGAGAAACATGGCGTCAAGATTGTAGGCGCGCAGAATATCCCGGCGATGATGGCGGCGGACAGCTCGGCGCTGTTTGCCCGCAATCTCTATAATTTCCTCAGCGCCTATTGGGACGAAGAGGCGAAACGGCCGGTTCTGCCCGATGATGACGAGGTGACAATTGGCATACGGCTTACCAAGGATGGCAAGGTCGTAAACGAGCGCCTTCTGGCGAACTAG
- a CDS encoding NAD(P) transhydrogenase subunit alpha → MDFISILSIFVMACFVGYYVVWSVTPALHTPLMAVTNAISSVIIVGALIAAAAGSQADGGQTAKWLGLVGVVLASVNIFGGFAVTERMLAMYKKKERK, encoded by the coding sequence ATGGACTTTATTTCAATACTTTCGATTTTCGTGATGGCCTGTTTTGTCGGCTATTATGTGGTCTGGTCGGTGACGCCGGCCTTGCATACGCCGCTGATGGCAGTGACCAATGCGATCTCTTCCGTGATCATTGTCGGCGCGCTGATTGCGGCGGCGGCGGGATCGCAGGCGGATGGCGGACAGACCGCCAAATGGCTGGGTCTGGTTGGTGTCGTGCTGGCGAGCGTGAATATTTTTGGCGGCTTTGCCGTGACCGAGCGCATGCTCGCAATGTACAAGAAAAAGGAGCGCAAATAA
- a CDS encoding sigma-54-dependent transcriptional regulator produces the protein MAHNGTKLLLLIDDEPAQCRLISALASRAGFRTIFARDAETAIATLGTQDGMMLDAIILDHWVPGSEATDLITELKARRPALPILMLTAVGSIAEAVDAVRAGATDYLIKPVAPERMLKALDAAVRSSREDGELRPLSEKISVPLEFEEIVGAAPAFRAALAIAAKAARARVPVLIEGEGGVGKEVIADAIHAASPRAKMPMLKLNCGAITGNLLDSILFGHEKGAFTGAFDRKIGLLQQAEGGTIFLDEVDRIPPETQVRLLRFLKHSDIQPLGSPNSFQLDVRVIAATNRKLEREVEKDNFREDLFYQMNVVQLTIPPLRDRTGDIPALARHFLARLAHQPGLRSLGITDEALNLLRSYRWPGNVRQLQSVLFRAAVMCDHNALSCEEFPQIASFVAESGDSEPHLSNSPEGIGITLYSEDGNLRPLEDIEADVIRLAIGHYRGRMTEVARRLGIGRSTLYRKLADLGIDNAA, from the coding sequence ATGGCACATAACGGCACAAAATTACTGCTGCTTATCGATGATGAGCCGGCGCAATGCCGGTTGATTTCGGCACTGGCATCGCGCGCGGGGTTTCGCACGATCTTTGCCCGCGACGCGGAAACCGCGATCGCGACGCTGGGCACGCAGGACGGGATGATGCTGGATGCCATCATTCTTGATCATTGGGTGCCCGGTTCCGAAGCCACCGATTTGATCACCGAACTGAAGGCCCGCCGTCCCGCCCTGCCGATTCTGATGCTGACCGCGGTCGGTTCCATCGCCGAGGCCGTCGACGCGGTCCGCGCCGGCGCCACCGACTATCTGATCAAGCCGGTCGCGCCCGAACGCATGCTCAAGGCGCTTGATGCTGCCGTCAGATCCTCGCGTGAAGATGGCGAACTGCGTCCACTCAGCGAAAAAATCTCGGTGCCGCTCGAATTTGAGGAAATTGTCGGGGCTGCTCCCGCTTTCCGCGCCGCTCTGGCGATCGCCGCAAAAGCTGCCCGCGCCCGGGTGCCGGTGCTGATCGAAGGCGAAGGCGGGGTCGGCAAGGAAGTTATTGCCGATGCCATTCACGCCGCCAGCCCGCGCGCAAAAATGCCGATGTTGAAGCTGAATTGTGGCGCAATTACCGGAAATCTGCTCGATTCGATTCTTTTCGGTCATGAAAAGGGCGCTTTTACCGGGGCTTTTGACCGCAAGATCGGACTGCTCCAGCAAGCCGAGGGCGGCACGATTTTCCTCGACGAGGTCGACCGGATACCACCGGAAACCCAGGTCCGCCTGCTGCGTTTCCTGAAACATTCCGATATCCAGCCGCTCGGCAGCCCGAACAGCTTCCAGCTCGACGTGCGGGTCATTGCCGCGACCAACCGCAAGCTGGAACGGGAAGTCGAGAAGGATAATTTCCGCGAAGATCTCTTTTACCAGATGAATGTGGTCCAGTTGACCATTCCGCCATTGCGCGACCGGACCGGCGACATTCCCGCGCTGGCACGGCATTTTCTGGCCCGTCTCGCGCATCAGCCCGGCCTGCGCAGCCTGGGCATTACCGACGAGGCGCTGAACCTTTTGCGCAGCTATCGCTGGCCCGGCAATGTCCGCCAGTTGCAGAGCGTGCTGTTTCGCGCTGCGGTCATGTGCGACCATAATGCCTTGAGCTGCGAGGAATTTCCGCAGATCGCCTCCTTTGTCGCGGAATCGGGAGATAGCGAGCCACATCTATCGAACAGCCCCGAAGGCATTGGCATCACCCTCTATTCCGAAGACGGCAATTTGCGGCCGCTGGAAGACATAGAAGCCGATGTGATCCGTCTCGCGATTGGCCATTATCGCGGCAGGATGACCGAAGTGGCCCGGCGCCTGGGCATCGGACGATCGACCCTTTATCGCAAGCTCGCCGATCTGGGCATTGATAACGCTGCATAA
- a CDS encoding DEAD/DEAH box helicase has translation MKFADIGLSEELLKSVAEAGYDEPTPIQAQAIPSVLMMKDIIGIAQTGTGKTASFVLPMIDILAHGRSRARMPRSLILEPTRELAAQVAENFEKYGKNHNLSMALLIGGVSMGDQIKALEKGVDVLIATPGRLMDLFDRGRILMSGCELLVIDEADRMLDMGFIPDIESICSKLPATRQTMLFSATMPPPIKRLSDQFLSNPKYIEVSRPATANTSIDQSLIEVAPKAKRKLLVDILDNEGVETAIIFCNRKTEVRDLCQSLRKDGFDAGQIHGDMDQSSRLAELDRFKSGEINILCASDVAARGLDIKGVSHVINYDIPWHPDDYIHRIGRTGRAGATGVAITFITRSDAEHVESIEKLTGMKIAVRKERKAATGSKPAEKTVGEPEQAKPAKAKGPRRDGAAKNARQDDRPKKPRQDEGRKKPERSVKVQEEKPPVVQDSSDIDDGWNGPMPSFLEARLNR, from the coding sequence ATGAAATTTGCCGATATCGGCCTGTCTGAAGAACTGCTGAAATCCGTAGCCGAAGCTGGCTATGACGAACCGACGCCAATTCAGGCGCAAGCCATCCCCTCCGTCCTGATGATGAAAGATATCATCGGCATTGCCCAGACCGGCACCGGCAAAACCGCGAGTTTCGTGCTGCCTATGATCGACATACTGGCGCATGGCCGCTCGCGAGCGCGGATGCCACGGTCGCTGATCCTCGAGCCGACCCGCGAACTGGCCGCTCAGGTCGCCGAGAATTTCGAGAAATATGGCAAGAACCATAATCTCAGCATGGCTCTGCTGATCGGCGGTGTGTCGATGGGCGACCAGATCAAGGCGCTGGAAAAAGGCGTCGATGTTCTGATTGCGACTCCGGGACGTCTGATGGATCTGTTCGATCGCGGACGGATCTTGATGTCGGGCTGCGAATTGCTGGTGATCGACGAAGCGGACCGGATGCTCGACATGGGCTTCATTCCCGATATCGAATCCATCTGCTCAAAACTGCCGGCAACCCGCCAGACGATGCTGTTTTCGGCGACCATGCCGCCACCGATCAAGCGGCTGTCCGACCAGTTTCTGAGCAATCCGAAATATATTGAAGTGTCGCGTCCGGCCACGGCCAACACTTCGATTGATCAGTCATTGATTGAGGTCGCGCCCAAGGCCAAGCGCAAGCTGCTCGTCGACATTCTCGACAATGAAGGCGTCGAGACCGCTATCATATTCTGCAATCGCAAGACCGAAGTGCGGGATTTGTGCCAGAGCCTGCGCAAGGATGGTTTTGACGCCGGGCAGATTCACGGCGACATGGACCAGAGCTCGCGTCTCGCCGAGCTGGACCGGTTCAAGTCCGGTGAAATCAACATATTGTGTGCGTCCGACGTTGCCGCCCGGGGGCTGGATATCAAGGGTGTGAGCCATGTTATCAACTATGATATCCCCTGGCATCCGGATGACTATATTCACCGGATTGGCCGCACCGGCCGCGCTGGTGCTACCGGTGTTGCGATCACTTTCATCACCCGCAGCGATGCCGAGCATGTCGAGAGTATCGAAAAGCTGACCGGCATGAAAATCGCGGTCCGCAAGGAACGCAAGGCCGCGACGGGCAGCAAGCCAGCCGAGAAAACCGTTGGCGAGCCCGAGCAGGCAAAGCCTGCTAAGGCGAAAGGGCCACGGCGTGACGGGGCTGCGAAAAATGCGCGGCAGGACGATCGGCCGAAAAAGCCACGGCAGGACGAAGGCCGGAAAAAGCCGGAACGATCCGTCAAGGTCCAGGAGGAAAAACCGCCTGTGGTTCAGGACAGCAGTGACATTGATGACGGCTGGAATGGCCCGATGCCGAGCTTTCTGGAAGCCAGGCTCAACCGCTAA
- the cpdR gene encoding cell cycle two-component system response regulator CpdR has product MIRILLAEDERAMREHLTRALEKANYEVVAVDRGTAAVPLLAEQKFDLLLTDIVMPEMDGIELAQHCASVCPKTQVMFITGFSGVTLRAGQSVPKAKILSKPFHLRDLVMEVDRLFEPDSISDLN; this is encoded by the coding sequence ATGATTCGGATTCTCCTCGCGGAAGATGAACGGGCGATGCGGGAGCATCTTACACGGGCGCTGGAGAAAGCCAACTATGAAGTTGTCGCTGTAGACCGCGGGACAGCTGCGGTGCCGCTACTCGCCGAACAGAAGTTCGATCTGCTGTTAACCGACATCGTGATGCCGGAAATGGACGGAATCGAACTCGCCCAGCATTGCGCCTCTGTCTGCCCAAAGACCCAGGTCATGTTCATCACCGGTTTTTCCGGCGTGACATTGCGCGCGGGACAATCGGTTCCCAAGGCCAAAATATTGTCCAAACCCTTCCATTTGCGCGATCTGGTTATGGAGGTCGACCGGCTGTTTGAGCCAGACAGTATCAGCGACCTGAATTAA
- a CDS encoding AraC family transcriptional regulator, with protein MEYPASKGLLIAAPFLYRAYLGCHALHARKPQLLAALDCSEAELRDPGYQLDDDAITSLCAAAREELNCTDIHSEIASKMVPRGFSDHGFSAFFQPSFGDALLHLIAKQRLGAEEPVVKILPLSSGDRLVWKQEEAASPDLVHIIFSLVHQCGELLADGRFKTVKAAHFAHRRPDAFRGFPSENSNSAPIPCHFNRPSTYLEYHPMVMAKPNQRHIPEIVSAVQRQEAFFARTRFERQNLVKLTYEYLLYLLDKSGLSLDAAAMTFGMAERTLRRKLVAEGMSYRQLLEQVRRETCRLYFLEGSRNLSEISAKLGYSELSAFTRAYTSWYGHPPSQDAGSNAIALAA; from the coding sequence ATGGAATATCCGGCATCCAAAGGTTTGCTGATCGCGGCGCCGTTTCTTTATCGCGCCTATCTCGGCTGTCATGCCCTCCATGCCCGCAAGCCGCAGCTTCTGGCTGCACTGGATTGTTCCGAAGCGGAATTACGCGATCCCGGCTACCAACTGGATGATGACGCGATCACCAGCCTCTGCGCAGCGGCCCGGGAAGAACTCAACTGCACGGACATTCACTCCGAGATCGCCAGTAAAATGGTGCCCCGGGGTTTCTCCGATCATGGTTTCTCTGCTTTTTTCCAGCCCAGTTTCGGGGACGCCCTGCTGCATCTCATCGCAAAGCAACGTCTGGGCGCTGAGGAGCCTGTCGTCAAAATTCTGCCGCTCTCATCGGGAGACCGGCTTGTTTGGAAGCAGGAAGAGGCAGCCTCGCCGGATCTTGTCCACATCATATTCTCGCTGGTCCATCAATGCGGAGAATTGCTGGCTGATGGTCGCTTCAAAACCGTAAAGGCAGCGCATTTTGCGCACCGCCGACCAGACGCATTTCGGGGTTTTCCGAGTGAAAATTCCAACAGCGCGCCGATACCCTGCCACTTCAACCGGCCGTCCACTTATCTGGAATATCATCCGATGGTGATGGCGAAGCCGAATCAGCGGCATATCCCGGAAATTGTTTCGGCGGTACAGCGGCAGGAAGCCTTTTTTGCGCGGACCAGATTCGAGCGGCAGAATCTTGTTAAGCTCACCTATGAATATCTTCTCTATCTGCTAGACAAGTCCGGTCTCAGCCTGGATGCGGCGGCGATGACATTCGGCATGGCGGAACGGACGTTACGCCGCAAACTGGTCGCCGAGGGCATGTCCTATCGCCAGTTGCTGGAACAGGTTCGGCGCGAGACGTGCCGACTCTATTTTCTCGAAGGCAGCCGGAATCTGTCGGAAATATCGGCGAAGCTGGGTTACAGCGAATTGAGTGCTTTTACACGCGCCTATACGAGCTGGTACGGGCATCCGCCCAGTCAGGATGCCGGCAGCAATGCGATCGCTCTTGCAGCCTGA
- a CDS encoding beta-ketoacyl-ACP synthase III — MNDAARRSVIKGTGSALPRTRVSNADLAKRVDTTDEWIVERTGIKFRHIAEDDETTSTLAIEAADKAMKAAGFGAADIDLIIVATATPDQTFPATATIVQDALGCNGCVAFDVAAVCSGFLYALSVADSMIRAGSAQNALVIGAETFSRILDWEDRGTCVLFGDGAGAIVLAAEQGDKGVLATRLHADGAHNQLLYVDGGAGTTGTVGKLRMKGREVFRHAVVNLSSVLKEVLEESGESVDNVDWVVPHQANARILDATARKLNLAPEKVIKTVDIHANTSAASVPLALDTAVRDGRIKAGDLLVLEAMGGGFTWGASVIRY, encoded by the coding sequence ATGAACGATGCGGCCAGACGGTCTGTTATCAAGGGTACAGGATCGGCCCTGCCGCGCACGCGCGTTTCGAATGCCGATCTGGCCAAGCGCGTCGACACCACGGACGAATGGATTGTCGAGCGGACCGGCATAAAGTTCCGGCATATCGCCGAGGATGACGAGACCACTTCGACTCTCGCGATCGAGGCTGCGGACAAGGCGATGAAAGCGGCCGGCTTTGGCGCCGCAGATATTGACCTGATCATCGTCGCGACCGCTACGCCGGACCAGACATTTCCGGCAACCGCCACGATTGTCCAGGATGCACTGGGCTGCAATGGCTGTGTTGCCTTTGATGTCGCGGCGGTCTGTTCCGGCTTTCTCTACGCGCTCTCTGTCGCGGACAGCATGATCCGCGCCGGCAGCGCGCAAAATGCGCTGGTCATTGGCGCAGAGACTTTCAGCCGTATACTGGACTGGGAAGACCGCGGGACCTGCGTCCTGTTCGGCGATGGCGCCGGCGCGATCGTGCTGGCGGCAGAGCAAGGCGACAAAGGCGTTCTGGCGACGCGATTGCATGCCGATGGCGCGCATAACCAGCTTCTCTATGTCGATGGCGGTGCCGGGACGACCGGGACAGTCGGCAAACTGCGCATGAAGGGCCGCGAAGTGTTTCGCCATGCCGTCGTCAACCTGTCGTCCGTATTGAAAGAGGTGCTGGAGGAATCCGGTGAATCCGTCGACAATGTCGACTGGGTGGTGCCGCATCAGGCCAACGCCCGGATATTGGATGCCACGGCCAGAAAGCTTAATCTTGCCCCGGAAAAGGTAATCAAGACGGTCGATATACATGCCAATACATCGGCGGCATCGGTTCCGCTGGCTCTTGATACCGCTGTACGGGACGGTCGAATCAAGGCTGGAGACCTGTTGGTACTGGAAGCCATGGGTGGTGGATTTACCTGGGGCGCGTCGGTCATTCGGTACTGA
- a CDS encoding SapC family protein, translated as MASTPQAQALPMFYKDLVPLNSNEHSNWKVKGLDNASFMQSQHAIPITTDEFINAARNYPIVFSAGNNSVPLILMGLNEGVNTFMNDEGQFSEPAYVPAYVRRYPFMLAKLRPEAEELSLCFDPTTDAIGDYKEGDALFENDQPSETTKNILNFCEQFEQAGQRTGQFVQELDKMGLLMDGEVSIQQTGVEKPFVYRGFKMVDEEKLRDMRGDELRKINQNGMLPLIYAHLFSLQVMREVFAKQVAAGKMPQVTEAPSVQA; from the coding sequence ATGGCGAGCACGCCGCAAGCACAGGCCCTACCAATGTTCTACAAGGACTTGGTTCCACTGAATTCTAATGAGCATAGCAATTGGAAAGTCAAAGGGCTCGACAACGCATCCTTCATGCAGTCGCAGCACGCCATTCCGATCACCACAGATGAATTCATCAATGCGGCGCGCAACTATCCGATTGTATTTTCCGCCGGCAATAACAGCGTGCCATTGATTCTCATGGGACTGAACGAAGGCGTCAACACGTTCATGAATGACGAGGGTCAGTTCAGCGAACCGGCTTATGTTCCGGCCTATGTCCGCCGCTACCCGTTCATGCTCGCGAAACTGCGCCCGGAAGCAGAAGAGCTGTCGCTATGCTTCGACCCGACCACCGACGCCATTGGCGATTACAAGGAAGGCGATGCGCTTTTCGAAAATGATCAGCCCAGCGAAACCACCAAGAATATCCTGAACTTTTGCGAACAGTTCGAGCAGGCTGGCCAGCGGACCGGTCAGTTCGTGCAGGAACTGGACAAGATGGGATTGCTGATGGACGGCGAGGTCTCCATTCAGCAGACCGGCGTCGAAAAACCATTTGTCTATCGCGGCTTCAAGATGGTCGACGAAGAGAAACTGCGCGATATGCGCGGCGATGAGCTCCGCAAGATCAACCAGAACGGAATGTTGCCGCTGATCTACGCCCACCTCTTTTCGTTGCAGGTGATGCGCGAAGTATTTGCGAAACAGGTTGCTGCCGGCAAGATGCCGCAGGTTACCGAAGCCCCTTCCGTACAGGCTTAA
- a CDS encoding N-formylglutamate amidohydrolase: MANPVASEPVVPLPVYSLSNVETLRFPVLVSVPHSGREYPPALIDNLNVPASHLLRLEDRYSDRLAALAIAGGFPSIIARKPRAWIDLNRSRTEIDPDMVIGMDSAQTGQLSRKVRGGLGLLPRRLHGAGDLWQKKWSHQHVIDRIERDHEPYHVMVAHLLDKIRSVFGCALLLDLHSMPSIFDENRNKIDFVLGDRFGRSCESRYVELAAGHFRRYGHFVQTNHPYPGSYILERHGNPSRNIHAFQLEVDRSLYLDQNMREPVAAADTIAELIGDCCKMLAEQISGQDQLEAAE, encoded by the coding sequence ATGGCTAACCCGGTTGCTAGTGAGCCGGTGGTCCCGCTGCCGGTCTACTCCCTGTCCAACGTTGAGACGCTTCGCTTTCCGGTGTTGGTCAGCGTACCTCACTCGGGCCGGGAATATCCGCCGGCTCTGATCGACAATCTGAACGTCCCTGCCTCTCATCTGCTGCGGCTGGAAGATCGTTATTCGGACCGGCTGGCGGCATTGGCCATCGCCGGCGGCTTTCCGTCAATCATCGCCCGAAAGCCGAGAGCGTGGATCGACCTCAATCGCAGCCGGACCGAAATCGATCCGGACATGGTAATCGGGATGGATTCGGCGCAGACAGGCCAGTTGAGCAGAAAGGTAAGGGGTGGCCTGGGCCTGCTGCCGCGCAGACTGCACGGGGCAGGCGATCTGTGGCAGAAAAAATGGTCACATCAGCATGTCATTGACCGGATCGAGCGAGATCACGAGCCTTATCATGTGATGGTGGCACATCTGCTCGACAAAATCCGCTCGGTTTTCGGCTGCGCGCTTCTTCTCGACCTGCACAGCATGCCGTCGATTTTCGACGAGAACCGCAACAAAATCGATTTTGTCCTCGGTGATCGTTTCGGTCGCAGCTGCGAATCGCGTTATGTCGAACTGGCCGCAGGCCATTTCCGCAGATATGGCCATTTCGTCCAGACCAATCATCCCTATCCGGGGAGCTATATATTGGAGCGGCACGGCAATCCCTCGCGCAATATCCATGCCTTCCAGCTGGAAGTGGATCGCTCTCTCTATCTCGATCAAAATATGCGTGAGCCCGTCGCGGCGGCCGACACTATTGCCGAGCTGATCGGTGATTGCTGTAAAATGCTGGCCGAGCAAATCTCCGGTCAGGACCAACTCGAAGCTGCGGAATGA